A part of Halobaculum sp. MBLA0143 genomic DNA contains:
- a CDS encoding 60S ribosomal export protein NMD3: MSETRERREFCPECGDAVPPREEPLPGAPRDRDRLLCDDCYFETFDLVDAPDRVQVRVCARCGAVHRGNRWVDVGARDYTDVAVEEVTQSLGVHLDAREVTWGVEPEQVDETTIRMHCQFTGIVRESAVEAETTVPVKIARQTCERCGRIAGGSYAATVQVRAVDRRPSSDERDRAVEIVREVVAEREDAGDREAFLTEVDRTDDGPNVKLSTTKLGGRVADRIVRELGGSVSESATLVTEDSDGNEVYRVTYSVRLPRFRPGDVIDPEPAGLTAVEGSGPVVVETVGGAITGVRLRSGRQFQTDADLSDAEQLGHVDDGDPVTLVAVEDENAVQVLDPETFEAVSVPNPDFFDADGATEGETVPAVKFDGEVFLVPELIVDNG, translated from the coding sequence ATGAGCGAGACGCGGGAACGCCGGGAGTTCTGCCCGGAGTGTGGCGACGCCGTCCCGCCGCGGGAGGAGCCGTTGCCCGGGGCGCCGCGCGACCGGGACCGGTTGCTGTGTGACGACTGTTACTTCGAGACGTTCGACCTCGTCGACGCCCCCGACCGGGTCCAGGTCCGGGTGTGTGCCCGGTGTGGCGCCGTCCACCGGGGCAACCGTTGGGTGGACGTTGGCGCCCGTGACTACACGGACGTGGCCGTAGAGGAGGTGACACAGTCGCTTGGGGTCCACTTAGACGCCCGAGAGGTGACCTGGGGTGTCGAGCCGGAGCAGGTCGACGAGACGACGATCCGGATGCACTGTCAGTTCACGGGGATCGTCCGCGAGTCGGCCGTCGAGGCGGAGACGACGGTCCCGGTGAAGATCGCCCGGCAGACGTGCGAGCGGTGTGGCCGGATCGCGGGCGGTTCGTACGCCGCGACCGTCCAGGTGCGGGCGGTGGACCGTCGGCCGTCGAGCGACGAACGCGACCGCGCCGTCGAGATCGTCCGCGAGGTGGTCGCCGAGCGAGAGGACGCCGGCGACCGGGAGGCGTTCCTGACGGAGGTCGACCGGACGGACGACGGCCCGAACGTGAAGCTGTCCACGACGAAGCTCGGCGGCCGCGTCGCGGACCGGATCGTCCGCGAACTGGGCGGGAGCGTCTCGGAGTCGGCGACACTCGTCACCGAAGACAGCGACGGCAACGAGGTGTACCGCGTCACCTACTCCGTCCGACTGCCACGGTTCCGCCCGGGCGACGTGATCGACCCCGAGCCCGCCGGGCTGACGGCCGTCGAGGGGTCGGGGCCCGTGGTGGTGGAGACCGTCGGCGGAGCGATCACCGGCGTCCGGCTCCGGAGCGGCCGACAGTTCCAGACGGACGCGGACCTGAGCGACGCCGAGCAGCTGGGCCACGTCGACGACGGCGACCCCGTGACACTCGTGGCCGTCGAGGACGAGAACGCCGTCCAGGTGCTCGATCCGGAGACGTTCGAAGCCGTCAGCGTCCCCAACCCCGACTTCTTCGACGCGGACGGCGCGACCGAGGGGGAGACAGTGCCGGCCGTGAAGTTCGACGGCGAGGTGTTTCTGGTGCCAGAACTGATCGTCGATAATGGATGA
- a CDS encoding twin-arginine translocase subunit TatC, with protein sequence MTDGSDGDDERPADTAGPESDDGGSAPDADTTESHDGGFSRVSDDERTNGSGRADFQRVDGEERSEPDTTGDSDGPSDDDGTDGDASGASADTPVDDAQTVGDRGGYDRPRRDDDPPATPDRDVDGVADDRLPDGVDDQRDEPSESSPTDDDVERHGEPGEDRDPDATPEAPLAEDALVDRGPRKVSGDATPGAEPVGAGTGTAGGGGTGTAGGAGVVDDTDDDGLFGEGPESDEEMPLTEHIEEMMRRLGAVFAVGGAVTLGVLVAGNVTEAVPNAESIITFLWDSHVGFDNYRPYVYGPLELLLTKLKVAGLAGVVAALPVFVYQTYRFMRPGLYPNERRYYLAAVPTSLVLALVGIAFAHFVVLPAIFQYFIGYTEASAQLAFGLRETFNLILLLMGYMAVVFQIPLFIQLATMMGVVSRVWLEQRRLLFWGSFLGISFVLSPDPTGMSPIIVAATMVVLFEGTLALLRWTGN encoded by the coding sequence ATGACCGACGGCTCGGACGGGGACGACGAGCGGCCGGCGGACACAGCCGGCCCCGAATCCGACGACGGCGGGTCGGCTCCGGACGCGGACACCACCGAGTCCCACGACGGCGGCTTCTCACGGGTGTCGGACGACGAACGCACGAACGGGAGCGGCCGGGCGGACTTCCAACGGGTCGACGGCGAGGAGCGCTCCGAGCCGGACACCACCGGAGATTCCGACGGCCCGAGTGACGACGACGGTACCGACGGTGACGCCTCCGGCGCCTCGGCAGACACTCCCGTCGACGACGCTCAGACCGTCGGCGACCGGGGTGGGTACGACCGCCCCAGACGCGACGACGACCCACCGGCCACCCCGGACCGTGATGTCGACGGGGTCGCCGACGACCGGCTCCCGGACGGTGTGGACGACCAGCGCGACGAACCGTCGGAGTCGTCGCCGACGGACGACGACGTCGAGCGTCACGGCGAACCCGGTGAGGACCGGGACCCAGACGCGACGCCGGAGGCTCCGCTGGCAGAGGACGCCCTCGTCGACAGGGGGCCGCGGAAGGTGAGCGGCGACGCCACGCCGGGGGCCGAGCCGGTCGGCGCCGGGACGGGAACCGCCGGCGGCGGCGGCACGGGGACCGCCGGCGGGGCCGGTGTCGTCGACGACACAGACGACGACGGACTGTTCGGCGAGGGACCGGAGTCCGACGAGGAGATGCCGCTCACGGAGCACATCGAGGAGATGATGCGCCGGCTGGGCGCGGTGTTCGCCGTCGGCGGCGCGGTGACGCTCGGCGTGCTCGTCGCCGGCAACGTCACCGAGGCGGTGCCGAACGCGGAGTCGATCATCACCTTCCTCTGGGACTCACACGTCGGGTTCGACAACTACCGACCGTACGTGTACGGCCCGTTGGAGCTCCTCTTGACGAAGCTGAAGGTGGCTGGACTGGCGGGGGTCGTCGCCGCACTGCCGGTGTTCGTCTACCAGACGTACCGGTTCATGCGGCCGGGGCTGTACCCCAACGAGCGGCGCTACTACCTCGCGGCAGTGCCGACGAGTCTCGTGCTCGCGTTGGTCGGGATCGCGTTCGCTCACTTCGTCGTGCTGCCGGCGATCTTCCAGTACTTCATCGGCTACACGGAGGCGAGCGCGCAGTTGGCGTTCGGCCTCCGGGAGACGTTCAACCTCATCCTCCTGCTGATGGGGTACATGGCCGTCGTGTTCCAGATCCCCCTGTTCATCCAGTTGGCGACAATGATGGGTGTCGTCAGCCGGGTGTGGCTGGAGCAGCGCCGGCTCCTGTTCTGGGGGTCGTTCCTCGGAATCTCGTTCGTCCTCTCCCCGGACCCCACCGGGATGTCGCCGATCATCGTCGCCGCGACGATGGTCGTCCTCTTCGAGGGGACGCTGGCGTTGTTGCGGTGGACCGGGAACTGA